DNA from Mycobacterium bourgelatii:
GCATACCAATTCCCGGCGCCGGTCAACGCCTGCACCAACTGTTGGTGAAACGCCGACGCTTCGGCGGCGAGCGATTGATATGCGGTGGCTTGGCTGGAAAAGAGCGACGCGATCGCGGCCGATACTTCATCGCCTGCGGCGGGCACCAACAGCGTGGTCTGAGCGGCCGCGGCCGCATTGGCCGCGCTGACCATGGACGCGATGCCGTGCAGATCCGATGCCGCCGACACCATCATCGGCGGTGCTGCAATCACGAAGGACAATCTGACCGACCTTTCGGCGGCCACGGGCGTGCCGTCGCGAGACGGACTCTACTAGGTCGCGGTCAAGAAAATTGACACTTTCTTAAGTCGGCCTCAAGTCGGCTTTAAGTCGGCCTCAAGACGGCCCCGGCCGCCTGCCGGAGCTGATCGCCAGCGCATCTACGCTCTCGCGCATCGCGGCGGTGCTAACCTACCGGTTGGTTGGTCGATCGCTCCGAGCGAATACACCAATGGATGGAGGCACACGTGGCTACCGATTCCGGTGCCGTGCGTATCGCAAACTGTTCCGGTTTCTACGGCGACCGGCTCTCGGCTATGCGCGAAATGCTTACCGGTGGCGAAGTGGACTACGTCACCGGTGACTACCTCGCCGAACTGACCATGCTGATCCTCGGCCGGGACCGGATGAAGAATCCCGAACGCGGCTACGCGAAGACCTTCCTGACCCAGCTCGAGGAGTGCCTCGGCCTGGCCCACGAACGCGGAGTCCGCATCGTCACCAACGCGGGCGGCCTCAACCCCGCCGGACTGGCGAATGCGGTCCGAGCCCTGGCCGAGCGCCTGGGCATCCCGGCCCGGGTCGCGCACGTCGAAGGCGACGATCTGCAGCCGCGAGCCGCCGAACTCGGTCTTGGTTCGCCGCTGACCGCGAACGCGTACCTGGGTGCCTGGGGCATCGTCGACTGCCTCAACGCCGGCGCCGACGTCGTCGTCACCGGCCGGGTCACGGACGCCTCGGTGATCGTCGGGTCGGCCGCCGCGCACTTCGGCTGGGGCCGCACCGCCTACAACCGGCTCGCGGGCGCTGTGGTTGCCGGGCACGTGATCGAATGCGGCGTCCAGGCCACCGGCGGCAACTACTCCTTCTTTACCGAGATCCCCGACCTGCTTCATCCGGGCTTTCCCCTGGCCGAGGTCAACGAGGACGGCTCGTCGGTCATCACGAAGCACCCCGGTACCGGCGGTCTGGTCAGCGTCGACACCGTCACCGCCCAACTGCTGTACGAAATCACCGGCGCCCGCTACGCCAACCCCGACGTCACGGCCCGGATGGACTCCATCGAACTGTCGGACGACGGACCGGACCGAGTCCGCATCAGCGGAGTCGTCGGCGAACCGCCACCGCCCACCCTGAAGGTGTCGCTGAACAGCATCGGCGGATTCCGCAACTCCATGACGTTCGTGTTGACCGGTTTGGACATCGAGGCCAAGGCCGAATTGGTGCGCCGGCAGCTGGAATCCAGCCTCACCGTCAAGCCTGCCGAGTTGGAGTGGAACCTGGCCCGCACCGACCGGCCCGATGCCGACACCGAACAAACCGCCAGTGCCTTGCTCACCTGCGTGGTCCGCGACCCCGATCCTGCGAATGTGGGGCGCAAATTCTCCGGCGCGGCAGTCGAATTGGCACTCGGCAGCTATCCGGGATTCACCTCAACCGCTCCGCCGGGAGACGGGCAGGTCTACGGCGTCTTCACTCCCGGCTATGTCGATGCCGCCGAAGTGCAGCATGTCGCCGTCCACCCTGATGGCACGCGCACCGAAATCCCGCCCGCCACCGAGACTTTGCCGCTGGAGCCTGCTGACGAGCCGGCACTGCCCGAGCCGTTGCCCGCCGGGCCGACCCGGCGGGTCCCGTTGGGCCTGATCGCGGGGGCCCGCAGCGGTGACAAGGGCGGGTCGGCCAATGTCGGGTTGTGGGTGCGCACCGACGACCAGTGGCGCTGGCTGGCCAACACTTTGACCGTCGAACTGCTCAAAGAGTTGCTGCCGGAAACCGCGGACTTGCCGGTGACCCGGCACGTGCTGCCTAGTCTGCGGGCGGTGAACTTCGTGATCGAGGGAATTCTCGGGCAGGGCGTCGCCTATCAGGCGCGCTTCGACCCGCAAGCCAAGGGGCTGGGCGAATGGTTGCGCAGCCGCCATGTCGATATTCCGGAAGGGCTTTTATGAGTTTGTGGAACACGCCGGAGCGTGAGCAGCTGCGAAAGACGGTGCGCACCTTCGCCGAACGTGAGATTTTGCCGTACATCGACGAGTGGGAACGCAACGGTGAATTGCCGCGCGAGCTCCATCGAAAGGCCGGCGAGGCGGGCCTGCTGGGTGCCAACTTCCCCGAGTCCGTAGGCGGGGGTGGCGGTGACGCCGCCGACGCGGCGATCATCTGTGAGGAGATACACCAGGCGGGTGTGCCGGGTGGGGTATTCGCATCGCTGTTCACCTGCGGCATCGCGGTGCCGCACATCATCGCGTCAGGCGATGAACGACTGATCGAAACCTACGCTCGCCCAACGCTGGCCGGTGAGAAGATCGGCGCGCTGGCCATCACCGAGCCGGGTGGCGGGTCCGACGTCGGGCACCTGCGCACCACCGCGGTCCGCGACGGCGACCACTACATCGTCAACGGCGCCAAGACCTACATCACCTCCGGTGTGCGCGCCGACTTCGTCGTGACTGCGGTACGCACGGGAGGTCCCGGTGCGGCGGGGGTTTCATTGCTGGTGGTCGACAAGGGCACACCGGGATTCGAGGTGACCCGCAAGCTGGACAAGATGGGCTGGCGGTCCTCGGACACCGCGGAACTGTCCTACACCGACGTGCGGGTACCGGTGACCAACCTCGTCGGGCCCGAGAACAGCGGCTTCGCGCAGATCGCTCAGGCATTCGTCTCCGAGCGTATCGGCCTTGCCGCACAGGCATATTCGAGCGCGCAGCGGTGCCTGGACATCACCGTGCAGTGGTGTCGCGACCGGGAAACGTTCGGCCGTCCACTGATTTCGCGGCAGGCGGTGCAGAACACGCTGGCCGAGATGGCCCGTCGCATCGATGTCGCCCGCGTCTACGCGCACCACGTGGTGGAGCGGCAGTTGGCCGGGGAGACCAACCTGATCGCCGAGGTGTGCTTCGCCAAGAACACCGCGGTCGAGGCCGGCGAATGGGTGGCCAACCAGGGGGTCCAACTCTTCGGCGGCATGGGTTACATGGCCGAATGCGAAATCGAACGCCAATACCGTGACATGAGGATCATCGGCATCGGCGGCGGAACCACTGAGATCCTCACGGCTTTGGCGGCCAAGCTTCTCGGGTACCAGGCATGACGGCGCTGAAGTCCGCGCTCGATCCCAATTCCGAGGCATTCACCGAGGCGGCGGCAGCCGCGACCACCAAACTCGACGAGATCGCGGCCGCCTTCGCCGAGGCCATCGCGGGTGGCGGCCCCAAATACGTTGAACGACACCACGCCCGCGGCAAGCTGACGGCGCGGGAGCGCATCGAGTTGCTCGTCGACGCGGACTCCCCGTTCCTCGAGCTCAGTTCGCTTGCGGCCTGGGGCAGCTCGTTCAAGGTCGGTGCCAGCACCGTTACCGGGATCGGCGTGGTCGAGGGCGTGGAATGCATGATCGTCGCCAACGACCCCACCGTCAAAGGCGGCACCAGCAATCCGTGGACCCTGAAGAAGATCCTGCGGGCCAACCAGATCGCCCTCGAGAACCGGCTTCCGGTGATCTCGCTGGTGGAGTCCGGCGGTGCCGACCTGCCCACCCAGAAGGAGATCTTCATCCCGGGCGGGCGGATGTTCCGCGACCTCACCCAGCTCTCTGCAGCCGGAATCCCCACCATCGCACTGGTTTTCGGTAACTCGACAGCGGGCGGTGCCTACGTTCCGGGCATGTCCGACCACGTGGTGATGATCAAGGAACGCTCGAAGGTGTTCTTGGCCGGTCCGCCGCTGGTGAAGATGGCCACCGGTGAAGAGTCCGACGACGAATCGCTGGGCGGCGCCGAGATGCACGCCCGGATCTCCGGTTTGGCTGACTACTTCGCCATTGACGAACTGGATGCGATCCGCATCGGACGCCGCATCGTGGCCCGGCTGAACTGGAAGAAGCAGGGCCCCACACCCAGGCCGGTGACCGAGCCGTTCTACGACGCCGAGGAGCTCATCGGCATCGTGCCCGCAGACCTGCGCATCCCGTTCGACCCGCGGGAAGTGATCGCGCGCATCGTCGACGGCTCCGAATTCGACGAATTCAAACCGCTTTACGGTTCATCGCTGGTAACTGGGTGGGCTCAGCTGCACGGCTACCCGATCGGCATCTTGGCCAATGCCCGCGGCGTGCTGTTCAGCGAGGAATCCCAGAAGGCCACTCAGTTCATCCAGCTGGCCAACCGCTACGACACACCACTTCTGTTCTTGCACAACACCACCGGCTACATGGTGGGCAAGGACTACGAAGAAGGCGGCATGATCAAGCACGGCTCGATGATGATCAACGCCGTGTCCAACTCGACCGTCCCGCACATCTCGCTGCTGATCGGCGCATCGTATGGAGCCGGCCACTACGGCATGTGCGGGCGCGCCTACGACCCCCGCTTCCTGTTCGCCTGGCCCAGCGCAAAATCCGCGGTGATGGGCGGTGCGCAGCTAGCGGGTGTGCTGTCGATCGTGTCCCGGGCCGCCGCGGAAGCCCGCGGACAGCAGGTCGACGAGGCGGCCGACGCCGCTTTGCGCGCCGCCGTCGAGGGTCAGATCGAAGCCGAGTCGCTGCCCATGGTGCTGTCCGGCATGCTCTACGACGACGGGGTGATCGACCCGCGCGACACCCGAACCGTGTTGGGAATCTGTCTATCCGCCATCGCCAATGGCCCGATCAAGGGGACGTCGAACTTCGGCGTCTTCCGGATGTGAGCGCGATGATTACTCGAGTGTTGGTCGCCAACCGCGGCGAGATCGCCCGGCGGGTGTTCGCCACCTGCCGGCGGCTGGGTCTGGGCACCGTCGCCGTCTACACCGACCCCGACGCGGCCGCCCCGCACGTCGCCGAGGCGGACGCGCGGGTGCGGCTGGCGAAGACGAACGACTACCTCAACGCCGAGGCCATCATCGAGGCCGCTCACGCCGCCGGCGCCGACGCCATCCACCCGGGCTACGGATTCCTCTCGGAGAACGCCGAATTCGCCGCAGCCGTCCAAGCAGCGGGTCTGACGTGGATCGGGCCGCCGGTGGACGCGGTGCGCGCGATGGGATCCAAGATCGAGTCCAAGAAGTTGATGGCGTCGGCCGGGGTGCCGGTGCTCGAGGAACTCGACCCGGAGACCGTCACACAGGAACAGCTACCGGTACTGGTCAAGGCGTCCGCGGGTGGCGGCGGCCGGGGCATGCGAGTCGTGCACGAAGTGTCCGCTCTGCCGGGCGAAGTCGAGGCGGCGCGGCGCGAAGCGCAGTCCGCGTTCGGCGACCCGACGGTCTTCTGCGAACGCTACCTGCCGACCGGACACCACATTGAGGTCCAGGTCATGGCCGACACCCACGGCACCGTGTGGGCCGTCGGCGAACGGGAATGCTCCATCCAGCGCCGCCACCAGAAGGTGATCGAGGAAGCACCCTCCCCGCTGGTCGAACGGATCCCGGGGATGCGGGACAAACTCTTCGAAGCGGCCAGGCTGGCCGCAGCCGCGATCGGTTACGCCGGCGCCGGGACGGTCGAATTCCTCGCTGACGACGACGGCGACTTCTTCTTCCTCGAGATGAACACCCGACTGCAGGTCGAGCACCCGGTCACCGAGGAGACCACCGGACTGGACCTGGTCGAACTGCAGATCGAGGTTGCTGCCGGTGGCCACCTGGGCGCGGAACCGCCGGCAGCGCAGGGATATTCGATCGAGGCGCGGCTTTATGCCGAGGACCCGGCACAGGGCTGGCAGCCGCAGGCGGGCACCGTGCACAAGATTCTCGTGCCCTCGGTGCGCAGCCAATTCAGCTCGCTGGGGCACCGGACCGGAATCCGGCTGGACTCCGGCATCGTCGACGGCTCGGTGGTGTCGATCTACTACGACCCGATGCTGGCCAAGGTCATCTCCTACGCCCCCACCCGTCGGCAATCGGCGCTGGTGCTCGCCGATGCGCTGGCCCGCACGCAGGTGCACGGCCTGCGCACCAACCGCGAATTGCTGGTGCGCGTGCTGCGTCACCCGGCGTTCCTCGACGGTGCGACGGACACAGGGTTTTTCGAGACACACAACCTGGACGAACTTTCGGCGCCGCTGGCTGACGAGGCGACGGTCCGGCTGTCGGCGATCGCAGCCGCGCTGGCCGATGCCGCCCACAACCGCGCCCGCGCCGCGGTGCTCGGAACGATCCCCAGTGGGTGGCGCAATCTGGCGTCGGGCTATCAGGTCAAGACCTACCTTGACGACACCGAAGCCGAGCACAAGGTCGAATACCGCTACAACCGAACCTCATTGGTGTTGCCCAACGACCCGACGGTGCACTTGGTCTCGGCGTCGCCGGACGAGGTCGTGCTCGCCAATGACGGGGTGGCCACCGCCTACGCGGTCGCACGTTACGGTGACGACGTTTACGTCGACTCGCCGCGCGGACCCGTGCACTTGGTGGCGGTGCCCCGCTATCCCGAACCCGGTTCGGCCGTCGCGCAAGGGTCGTTGGTGGCCCCGATGCCCGGCAGCGTCATTCGCATCGGCGCCGAGGTCGGCGCCACCGTCACCGCCGGCCAGCCGCTGATCTGGCTGGAGGCAATGAAGATGGAGCACACCATCAGCGCACCGAATGACGGTGTGCTCGCCGAGATCAATGTCCAAACCGGCCAACAAGTCGAAGTAGGCGCAGTTTTGGGAGTGATCGCAAGCGCGGCGGAGCCGGGTGCCGCGGGTCACGACCATGCAGACCCAGCCCGAGTGGAAGCGCCTGAAGCAGAAGGGGATTCGTAATGGTCGAAACCAGTTTTATTGAGAGCGAGGACCGCCGGGCGCTGCGCAAGGCGGTCTCCGAGTGGGTGTCCAACTACGGCGCCGAGTACTACCTGCGCAAGGCGCGCGCTCAGGAGCACACAAACGAATTGTGGGCGGAAGCCGGGAAACTCGGCTTTCTCGGCGTGAACCTGCCCGAGGAGTACGGCGGCGGGGGCGCGGGCATGTACGAACTGTCACTGGTCATGGAGGAAATGGCGGCCGCCGGGTCGGCCTTGTTGCTCATGGTGGTGTCCCCCGCCATCAACGGCACCATTATCAGCAAGTTCGGCACCGAAGAGCAGAAGAAGCGCTGGCTGCCCGGCATCGCCGACGGCACGTTGACCATGGCGTTCGCCATCACCGAACCCGACGCCGGGTCCAACTCGCACAAGATCACCACCACGGCCCGCCGCGACGGCAGTGACTGGATCCTCAAGGGCCAGAAGGTCTTCATCTCCGGCGTCGACCAGGCACAGGCGGTGCTGGTGGTGGCACGCACCGAGGAAGCCAAGACGGGCAAGCTGCGTCCGGCCTTGTTCGTGGTACCCACCGACACTCCCGGCTTCAACTACACCCCGATCGACATGGAGCTGATCAGCCCCGAGCGCCAGTTCCAGCTCTTCATCGACGATGTCCGGTTGCCCAGCGATGCATTGGTCGGCGCCGAGGACGCCGCCATCGCCCAGCTTTTCGCGGGCCTGAACCCCGAGCGCATCATGGGTGCGGCCAGCGCGGTGGGCATGGGACGGTTCGCGCTCAACAAGGCCGTCGACTATGTCAAGACCCGCAAGGTCTGGAACACTCCGATCGGCGCCCACCAGGGCCTCTCACATCCGTTGGCGCAGAACCACATTGAGATCGAACTGGCCAAGTTGATGACGCAGAAGGCGGCCACCCTCTACGACAGCGGTGACGACTTCGGTGCGGCCGAGGCCGCCAACATGGCGAAATACGCTGCCGCCGAGGCATCTACACGCGCCGTCG
Protein-coding regions in this window:
- a CDS encoding acyclic terpene utilization AtuA family protein, whose translation is MRIANCSGFYGDRLSAMREMLTGGEVDYVTGDYLAELTMLILGRDRMKNPERGYAKTFLTQLEECLGLAHERGVRIVTNAGGLNPAGLANAVRALAERLGIPARVAHVEGDDLQPRAAELGLGSPLTANAYLGAWGIVDCLNAGADVVVTGRVTDASVIVGSAAAHFGWGRTAYNRLAGAVVAGHVIECGVQATGGNYSFFTEIPDLLHPGFPLAEVNEDGSSVITKHPGTGGLVSVDTVTAQLLYEITGARYANPDVTARMDSIELSDDGPDRVRISGVVGEPPPPTLKVSLNSIGGFRNSMTFVLTGLDIEAKAELVRRQLESSLTVKPAELEWNLARTDRPDADTEQTASALLTCVVRDPDPANVGRKFSGAAVELALGSYPGFTSTAPPGDGQVYGVFTPGYVDAAEVQHVAVHPDGTRTEIPPATETLPLEPADEPALPEPLPAGPTRRVPLGLIAGARSGDKGGSANVGLWVRTDDQWRWLANTLTVELLKELLPETADLPVTRHVLPSLRAVNFVIEGILGQGVAYQARFDPQAKGLGEWLRSRHVDIPEGLL
- a CDS encoding acyl-CoA dehydrogenase family protein — protein: MSLWNTPEREQLRKTVRTFAEREILPYIDEWERNGELPRELHRKAGEAGLLGANFPESVGGGGGDAADAAIICEEIHQAGVPGGVFASLFTCGIAVPHIIASGDERLIETYARPTLAGEKIGALAITEPGGGSDVGHLRTTAVRDGDHYIVNGAKTYITSGVRADFVVTAVRTGGPGAAGVSLLVVDKGTPGFEVTRKLDKMGWRSSDTAELSYTDVRVPVTNLVGPENSGFAQIAQAFVSERIGLAAQAYSSAQRCLDITVQWCRDRETFGRPLISRQAVQNTLAEMARRIDVARVYAHHVVERQLAGETNLIAEVCFAKNTAVEAGEWVANQGVQLFGGMGYMAECEIERQYRDMRIIGIGGGTTEILTALAAKLLGYQA
- a CDS encoding acyl-CoA carboxylase subunit beta, with the protein product MTALKSALDPNSEAFTEAAAAATTKLDEIAAAFAEAIAGGGPKYVERHHARGKLTARERIELLVDADSPFLELSSLAAWGSSFKVGASTVTGIGVVEGVECMIVANDPTVKGGTSNPWTLKKILRANQIALENRLPVISLVESGGADLPTQKEIFIPGGRMFRDLTQLSAAGIPTIALVFGNSTAGGAYVPGMSDHVVMIKERSKVFLAGPPLVKMATGEESDDESLGGAEMHARISGLADYFAIDELDAIRIGRRIVARLNWKKQGPTPRPVTEPFYDAEELIGIVPADLRIPFDPREVIARIVDGSEFDEFKPLYGSSLVTGWAQLHGYPIGILANARGVLFSEESQKATQFIQLANRYDTPLLFLHNTTGYMVGKDYEEGGMIKHGSMMINAVSNSTVPHISLLIGASYGAGHYGMCGRAYDPRFLFAWPSAKSAVMGGAQLAGVLSIVSRAAAEARGQQVDEAADAALRAAVEGQIEAESLPMVLSGMLYDDGVIDPRDTRTVLGICLSAIANGPIKGTSNFGVFRM
- a CDS encoding acetyl/propionyl/methylcrotonyl-CoA carboxylase subunit alpha; the encoded protein is MITRVLVANRGEIARRVFATCRRLGLGTVAVYTDPDAAAPHVAEADARVRLAKTNDYLNAEAIIEAAHAAGADAIHPGYGFLSENAEFAAAVQAAGLTWIGPPVDAVRAMGSKIESKKLMASAGVPVLEELDPETVTQEQLPVLVKASAGGGGRGMRVVHEVSALPGEVEAARREAQSAFGDPTVFCERYLPTGHHIEVQVMADTHGTVWAVGERECSIQRRHQKVIEEAPSPLVERIPGMRDKLFEAARLAAAAIGYAGAGTVEFLADDDGDFFFLEMNTRLQVEHPVTEETTGLDLVELQIEVAAGGHLGAEPPAAQGYSIEARLYAEDPAQGWQPQAGTVHKILVPSVRSQFSSLGHRTGIRLDSGIVDGSVVSIYYDPMLAKVISYAPTRRQSALVLADALARTQVHGLRTNRELLVRVLRHPAFLDGATDTGFFETHNLDELSAPLADEATVRLSAIAAALADAAHNRARAAVLGTIPSGWRNLASGYQVKTYLDDTEAEHKVEYRYNRTSLVLPNDPTVHLVSASPDEVVLANDGVATAYAVARYGDDVYVDSPRGPVHLVAVPRYPEPGSAVAQGSLVAPMPGSVIRIGAEVGATVTAGQPLIWLEAMKMEHTISAPNDGVLAEINVQTGQQVEVGAVLGVIASAAEPGAAGHDHADPARVEAPEAEGDS
- a CDS encoding acyl-CoA dehydrogenase family protein, with protein sequence MVETSFIESEDRRALRKAVSEWVSNYGAEYYLRKARAQEHTNELWAEAGKLGFLGVNLPEEYGGGGAGMYELSLVMEEMAAAGSALLLMVVSPAINGTIISKFGTEEQKKRWLPGIADGTLTMAFAITEPDAGSNSHKITTTARRDGSDWILKGQKVFISGVDQAQAVLVVARTEEAKTGKLRPALFVVPTDTPGFNYTPIDMELISPERQFQLFIDDVRLPSDALVGAEDAAIAQLFAGLNPERIMGAASAVGMGRFALNKAVDYVKTRKVWNTPIGAHQGLSHPLAQNHIEIELAKLMTQKAATLYDSGDDFGAAEAANMAKYAAAEASTRAVDQAVQSMGGNGLSKEYGVAAMMTSSRLARIAPISREMILNFVAQTSLGLPRSY